In Haematobia irritans isolate KBUSLIRL chromosome 1, ASM5000362v1, whole genome shotgun sequence, a genomic segment contains:
- the LOC142230049 gene encoding uncharacterized protein LOC142230049, whose product MDRTLKEKFANCLNDLVDVESVLSVKAATEDLHALEAARVELNTLWDQVRRAYVNCRDRFPVEGETLIDKDKLRGHYKNGMDVYKTGLSTINTQILARQERENQEKLARESLMTQNLAVDPNSTPNLRLPPCDTDIFKGGYSEWPTFRDLFAAIYINNPRLSKVEKLFHLTQKTSGEAREIITNVPLTNEGFDIAWRNLENRYENKRMQVNEQLRILFNLPTVSVENASTIQKLQRTINTCTQTLETLLVDTGEWDPILVYLVSTKLPRTFLEEFENSLDDCSTLPSWQKLDDFLSHKSDNDRRGNRVNSFHTNVTQRHNPSGSRLNINSQANYNSKNINNPSRKQNESVCPICRTNHLLRNCPKFLEKSPNDRIQITKQNHLCYNCLLADHGVRECKSRYSCRECNQRHHSLLHKGNVGSAPTNTTYTRDAAQSGASAVALNTLVHQVRDGAQPSTSAAALNTFVNQVQGGAQSSASAATCSTLVQSSISSSIQSTSTNETPRITTLTLQEDRPTPRPETTLLFTAIVQIESKGQRYDARAIIDPGSQSTFISEKIKNKLQLPTVRNLVHVTGLSDTVAETSTKACVFNLCSRIDPTFELEVWAPVLKTLPSNLPAHTLDRTLFDEFRHLRLADPQFFDSRPVDMLIGLDIGPFIYTHDVPMKSFGSILAQDTVFGWIVGGPIQQNIGTNTKFAFHAASSLEKIITPEDIYCETNYKSTTKRNEAGRYIVTLPFKSCAEIGASRNIALAQFHRMEKKLARTPDIKAEYDAAIREYLQLGHMRKVDPQNIYKTPHYYLPHHAVIKPDRTTTKLRVVFNASSPTSNKKSLNDILHTGPILQQDLVLQI is encoded by the exons ATGGATAGAAccttgaaagaaaaatttgccaattgtTTAAATGATCTCGTGGATGTTGAGAGCGTTTTATCTGTTAAGGCGGCCACCGAAGATTTACACGCGTTGGAAGCGGCTCGAGTGGAGCTAAATACGTTATGGGACCAAGTTAGGCGGGCTTATGTGAATTGTCGAGATAGGTTTCCAGTTGAGGGAGAGACTCTTATAGATAAGGATAAGCTTCGTGGTCATTATAAAAACGGTATGGACGTCTATAAGACAGGTTTAAGTACGATCAACACACAGATCTTGGCGCGGCAGGAACGGGAGAATCAGGAAAAATTAGCTAGGGAATCATTAATGACACAAAATCTGGCAGTAGACCCAAATTCGACCCCAAATTTACGATTACCACCATGCGACACCGACATTTTTAAGGGCGGGTATAGCGAATGGCCTACATTCAGAGATTTATTCGCTGCAATTTACATAAATAACCCAAGATTGAGTAAAGTCGAGAAATTATTCCATTTAACCCAAAAAACATCGGGAGAAGCGCGAGAAATTATAACGAATGTACCCTTAACTAATGAGGGTTTCGACATCGCATggagaaatttagaaaatagatACGAAAATAAACGGATGCAAGTTAACGAACAGCTTAGGATTCTCTTTAATTTGCCTACAGTATCAGTTGAAAACGCGTCAacgatacaaaaattacaacgcACGATTAACACTTGTACACAAACTTTGGAAACTTTACTAGTAGACACGGGAGAATGGGACCCAATATTAGTATACCTTGTTTCAACAAAATTACCTCGTACATTCTTGGAAGAATTTGAGAACAGTTTAGACGATTGTTCGACACTTCCAAGTTGGCAGAAATTAGACGATTTTCTGTCACACAA ATCGGATAATGATAGAAGGGGGAATCGCGTTAATAGTTTTCATACAAATGTCACTCAGAGACATAATCCTTCGGGTTCAAGACTCAATATAAATTCACAAGCCAACTATAAttcgaaaaatattaataatcctAGTCGCAAACAAAATGAAAgcgtttgtccaatttgtcgGACAAATCATTTGTTGCGAAACTGtcccaaatttttggaaaagtcaCCCAATGACAGAAtacaaataacaaaacaaaatcatcTTTGCTACAATTGTTTATTGGCCGATCATGGAGTTCGGGAATGCAAAAGTCGTTATAGTTGTAGGGAATGTAATCAGCGACACCACAGTCTGTTACATAAGGGCAATGTTGGCTCTGCCCCTACAAACACAACATACACACGAGACGCAGCACAATCTGGTGCAAGTGCTGTTGCTCTCAACACTTTAGTTCATCAAGTACGAGACGGAGCACAACCTAGCACAAGTGCTGCCGCTCTCAACACATTTGTTAATCAGGTTCAAGGTGGAGCACAATCTAGTGCAAGTGCTGCCACTTGTTCCACTCTAGTTCAATCATCGATTTCATCTAGTATACAGTCCACTTCTACTAACGAAACGCCTAGAATAACGACTCTCACGTTGCAAGAAGATAGACCCACTCCACGACCCGAAACTACACTTTTGTTTACCGCAATCGTTCAAATCGAATCAAAGGGACAGAGATATGACGCCAGGGCAATCATTGATCCTGGGTCAcaatcaacatttatttctgaaaaaatcaaaaacaaattacAACTTCCTACAGTTAGGAATTTAGTTCACGTCACAGGTTTGAGTGACACAGTTGCTGAGACATCTACAAAGGCTTGTGTTTTTAATCTTTGTTCACGCATAGACCCTACTTTTGAATTAGAGGTTTGGGCACCCGTGTTAAAGACCCTTCCGTCTAATTTACCAGCGCATACTCTTGATCGAACATTGTTTGATGAGTTCCGGCATCTTAGATTAGCCGATCCGCAGTTCTTTGATAGTCGACCCGTTGATATGCTCATCGGGCTTGATATAGGACCGTTCATATACACTCATGATGTTCCTATGAAATCTTTTGGTTCAATATTGGCACAAGACACTGTATTTGGATGGATAGTTGGTGGACCCATTCAACAGAATATTGGGACAAATACGAAATTTGCTTTTCATGCTGCCTCatctttggaaaaaataatcacac CTGAAGATATTTATTGTGAAACAAATTACAAGTCTACGACAAAACGTAATGAAGCGGGAAGATACATAGTGACTCTACCATTCAAAAGTTGCGCAGAAATTGGTGCATCTCGAAACATCGCACTTGCACAATTTCACAGAATGGAGAAGAAATTGGCCAGGACCCCTGATATAAAGGCGGAATACGACGCTGCTATTAGGGAATATCTTCAATTGGGACACATGCGGAAAGTTGAtccacaaaatatttacaagacCCCTCATTACTATTTACCGCACCACGCAGTTATTAAACCAGATAGAACGACCACCAAACTTAGAGTGGTATTTAATGCATCAAGCCCTACTTCAAATAAAAAGAGTCTTAACGATATTTTACATACAGGGCCTATTCTTCAACAGGATTTGGTGTTACAAATTTGA
- the LOC142230051 gene encoding uncharacterized protein LOC142230051 → MYRQILIDPNQASFQRILFRFSENDPVEDFELLTVTFGVNCAPFLAIRTLLQLAEDVQDSYPLGSKIIKENLYVDDVLAGGHTIEDTIAARKQLTSVLDSAGFELRKWTSNDPRLLNDLHPDLLLPVNWLDLSEGSSTKTLGIRWNVATDSFSFKAPNVEERELFTKREVLSTIAKFFDPCGWLAPIIIVAKLVMQQVWLDKIGWDDTLRPVTTMNWRNFVKNSPTINTISIPRWIRFSPSSAVEIHGICDASESAYAATLYIRVEIGNQIETFLLAARTRVAPIKKISLPRLELCGAVMLSKLANAIIPNLQITQFTTHFWTDSTIVLAWLRKPPCSWNTFVGNRVSEILESVGNENWNHVDSESNPADIASRGCSPYELKEHHLWWTGPEWLKLPRDRWPKTQLNADTNLEAKQVKVFATTVFEDPLTRFSSLSRAYRVLSYVMRFLRNTGSNRSRIASEDISSSELNDIKTRLVIVTQKHYFAEEYLALTQKKRLSPSRKFVHKVTMHGGNQLMDMFYTSTPDPNSNYGIPATRTHYVI, encoded by the exons ATGTATCGGCAGATATTAATAGACCCAAATCAAGCTTCGTTTCAAAGAATACTTTTCCGATTCTCCGAAAATGATCCAGTGGAAGATTTTGAATTGTTAACCGTAACTTTTGGCGTAAATTGCGCACCGTTTTTGGCAATAAGAACCCTGCTTCAATTAGCTGAAGATGTACAAGACTCATACCCTTTGGGCTCGAAAAtaatcaaagaaaatttatacgtTGATGATGTATTAGCGGGTGGACACACGATTGAAGACACCATCGCCGCTAGAAAACAATTAACATCTGTTTTAGACTCTGCtggtttcgagttgaggaaatgGACCTCTAACGACCCACGTCTATTAAATGATCTACATCCTGATTTATTGTTGCCTGTCAATTGGTTAGATCTTTCGGAAGGATCGTCAACCAAGACCCTTGGCATTCGGTGGAATGTAGCGACCGATTCTTTCTCATTTAAAGCGCCAAATGTTGAAGAAAGAGAACTTTTCACTAAACGCGAAGTTTTATCGACAATTGCTAAATTTTTCGACCCTTGTGGCTGGCTTGCTCCGATCATTATAGTTGCCAAATTAGTGATGCAGCAAGTCTGGTTAGATAAAATAGGGTGGGATGACACATTAAGACCCGTAACTACTATGAATtggagaaattttgtgaaaaatagccCGACTATTAATACTATATCTATACCAAGATGGATTCGATTCTCACCCTCAAGCGCGGTCGAAATACACGGTATCTGTGACGCGTCGGAAAGCGCGTACGCTGCAACGCTTTATATTCGAGTAGAAATCGGAAACCAAATAGAGACTTTTCTTTTAGCAGCCAGAACTCGTGTGGCtccaataaagaaaatttctttaccgAGATTAGAGTTATGCGGAGCGGTTATGTTATCAAAGTTAGCTAACGCAATTATTCCAAATCTACAAATAACGCAATTTACGACACATTTCTGGACTGACTCCACCATAGTTTTAGCGTGGCTTCGTAAACCGCCGTGTTCTTGGAACACTTTTGTTGGAAATCGGGtttccgaaattttagaaaGCGTCGGTAATGAAAACTGGAATCACGTGGACTCTGAATCGAACCCAGCCGATATCGCGAGTCGTGGTTGTTCACCATATGAGTTAAAAGAACATCATTTGTGGTGGACGGGGCCGGAATGGTTGAAATTGCCCAGAGATCGGTGGCCCAAAACTCAACTCAACGCAGATACGAATCTTGAAGCTAAACAAGTTAAAGTTTTCGCGACAACTGTTTTCGAAGACCCTTTGACCCGTTTCTCGTCTTTATCACGCGCTTATCGAGTGCTATCGTATGTAATGCGTTTTTTGCGGAATACAGGTTCAAATCGGTCTCGGATTGCGTCGGAGGATATATCCTCCTCTGAACTCAATGATATAAAAACTCGTCTAGTCATCGTTAcccaaaaacattattttgctgAAGAATATTTAGCTTTGACCCAAAAGAAGCGACTCTCGCCAAGCAGAA AATTTGTTCATAAGGTCACAATGCACGGTGGCAATCAACTAATG GATATGTTCTATACATCGACACCGGACCCAAACTCAAATTATGGCATCCCTGCCACCAGAACGCACTATGTTATCTAG